One genomic window of Gossypium hirsutum isolate 1008001.06 chromosome D11, Gossypium_hirsutum_v2.1, whole genome shotgun sequence includes the following:
- the LOC107947824 gene encoding uncharacterized protein — MKDVFLGMMNQWFNEFKQANLVTPPSPPPVVPPPTPLDVPNPVPVMVNRVFIDKIKKYGAEEFRGTINDDLSKAEYWILNTKRVFVELLCTPEDCLRCAVSSLKDEVYLWWDTLSMMISNDRVIWDFFHNKFKKKYDSRLFINQKEKEFLELKQGNWDIAEYEREFIQLSKYAHNIVSNEEEMCINFEDGLSDEIRMAVTALKLRELVELSERAQKVEEICKSKR, encoded by the coding sequence ATGAAAGATGTATTTCTTGGAATGATGAACCAATGGTTCAATGAGTTCAAACAAGCAAATCTCGTAACTCCACCATCTCCACCCCCTGTTGTGCCTCCTCCGACACCTTTGGATGTTCCAAACCCTGTACCTGTGATGGTTAACCGAGTATTtatagataaaattaaaaaatatggtgCGGAAGAGTTTAGAGGTACGATAAATGATGATCTTTCAAAAGCTGAGTATTGGATATTAAACACAAAGAGAGTTTTTGTGGAGTTATTGTGTACTCCCGAAGATTGCTTGAGGTGTGCAGTATCCTCATTGAAAGATGAGGTGTATCTATGGTGGGATACTTTGAGCATGATGATATCGAATGATAGAGTTATCTGGGACTTCTTCCATAATAAATTCAAGAAAAAGTATGATAGCCGGCTGTTCATCAACCAGAAAgagaaagagtttcttgagttaaaacaaggAAACTGGGATATAGCAGAGTATGAACGTGAGTTTATacagttaagcaagtatgctcatAACATCGTATCAAATgaggaagaaatgtgtatcaACTTTGAAGATGGGTTGAGTGATGAGATCCGTATGGCTGTAACAGCATTAAAGTTACGGGAATTAGTAGAACTTTCAGAGCGGGCTCAGAAGGTTGAAGAGATTTGTAAAAGCAAACGATAG